The genomic interval CGAACGACGGGAGTTGGTCTGCTAATGAATCAAACTAGCAGGACTGACCGAGACGTACTGCGCTACGGCAGTTCGTGAGCTCACAAACGTAGCTTTCGTTCGAGTTCCATCGATCTCCTTCAGTCGATCGGAGTAGTGTATTGTCAACCCACTGCATGCCTAATATCAGTTATTTTTGCAAAACACGTACAGCGCGAATTTTGTGATGGCCACTAGCTAGTCGCCAGCTCACAATTTAACAAGTGTTTCACAGGCTTACAAGAACTCCTACAGAACTTTACTTGATCGACCCTGCTCATTGCAAAATATCTGATCTTGTTTTAAATCTGAAGAACATAACACTCTGAAAGCAAGCATAAACTGTTCCGGCCGGCTGAAGTATGTATAACCGTTGCTGTTACATGTACTCGAAGCACGACACTAGCTAAGCCGCCAGGTACTAATTATAGTTCCTTTTTTAAACTGATCTGTTTCTAATTACAGTACTTAATTACTACTAGTGCTCTAGATTATTAATTACCCTGCATGCCAAATACGGAGTATggtagcttagcttagcttagctagtcGCGCTGACCATGCAAATTTGTATCACGTCCATAGCTGGGGCTCGCCCCACGCCGCCGAGTCCAGGTCCGAGTCGTAGAACGGCTGGTACACGGTGGCGCCGAAGCCTGCGCCGCCGCTACAGTACTCCGCcgggtgcggcagcggcggcgccggcgcctggTATTCCAGCTGCTGGTCGTCGtcccggcggcggtgcgcgAGCTCGACGCAGACGAGGGCGACGAGGTTGTCGTGCTGCGCCCGCGCGTTGAGCAGGTCGgcctgcgcgcgcgcgagcTGCACCTTGAGCTCGTTCGCCTCCTTCTGCAGCCGGCACACCGCCCCCGCGCACCCGTACACCGGGTCCCGcagcctcgcctccgcctcgtaCACCATGCTGCTCACCGCGTCCGCCCGCGCGCTCTCCGGCAATTCCTGCACGTTGCCGCACGTCGGTCGATCAGCAATGTGCcacggcgatcgatcgatcgaaatcCTCGCTCTTACGTGCGGGCATACTATGTATATACCTGGAGGAGCTTGATGATGTTGCTGGCGCCGAACACGCGGTGCGCGGTAGTGAACTTGGTCGGTTCGGTAGG from Oryza glaberrima chromosome 3, OglaRS2, whole genome shotgun sequence carries:
- the LOC127768246 gene encoding LOB domain-containing protein 1; this encodes MDHAGNTVANVTVAQQPHYGRSVSPPSRVSSCSPPPPPVGTASLLVGNTSSSSSPTTTVVLSPCAACKVLRRRCADGCVLAPYFPPTEPTKFTTAHRVFGASNIIKLLQELPESARADAVSSMVYEAEARLRDPVYGCAGAVCRLQKEANELKVQLARAQADLLNARAQHDNLVALVCVELAHRRRDDDQQLEYQAPAPPLPHPAEYCSGGAGFGATVYQPFYDSDLDSAAWGEPQLWT